A region from the Meiothermus sp. Pnk-1 genome encodes:
- a CDS encoding ABC transporter permease, whose protein sequence is MGRVVLWEFGKLARLRSVRVGLLVAFLLPFLWALAPTAGLNQIYGLILVSGWQVPALALLAGMNFLFPFLTAMAAAEVIGSEVAQGTLKSLLLRPFPRSGILLAKVVTVLSYPYMLLLAGLLGSLLAGVIHGFGPFAGGTGLGAEGFAGVGLVAPAQAIAEILRAYALAGLVLWPISALALLFAVVFLSTTAAALAAVASILLMQLLSPFIFLRPFLLTTYLGLYSPATYAQTAGLLGLTSTHTVLPQGLALLLIYTAGFAALALLVFDRKDV, encoded by the coding sequence TTGGGCCGGGTGGTCTTGTGGGAGTTTGGCAAGCTGGCGCGGCTGCGCTCGGTTCGGGTGGGGTTGCTGGTGGCGTTTTTGCTCCCCTTTCTGTGGGCCTTGGCCCCCACCGCCGGGCTCAACCAGATCTATGGCCTGATCCTGGTCTCGGGCTGGCAGGTTCCGGCCTTGGCCCTGCTGGCCGGGATGAACTTCCTCTTTCCCTTTCTCACCGCGATGGCTGCGGCGGAGGTAATCGGCAGCGAGGTGGCCCAAGGCACCCTCAAATCGCTATTGCTGCGGCCTTTCCCCCGTTCGGGGATCCTGCTGGCAAAGGTGGTGACGGTGCTCAGCTACCCCTACATGCTGCTGCTAGCGGGCCTCCTGGGGTCGCTTTTGGCCGGAGTTATTCACGGCTTTGGCCCCTTTGCGGGGGGGACCGGGCTAGGGGCAGAAGGTTTTGCCGGGGTGGGGTTGGTGGCTCCCGCCCAGGCCATCGCCGAGATCCTGCGGGCTTATGCCCTGGCCGGGCTGGTGCTGTGGCCCATCTCGGCGCTGGCGCTGTTGTTCGCGGTGGTGTTCCTTTCGACCACGGCGGCGGCCTTGGCAGCGGTGGCCTCGATTCTTTTGATGCAACTTCTGAGCCCTTTTATCTTTTTACGTCCTTTCCTCCTCACCACCTATTTGGGGCTGTACAGCCCCGCCACCTATGCCCAAACTGCCGGGCTTTTGGGGCTGACCTCAACCCATACGGTGCTTCCCCAGGGGCTGGCGCTGCTCTTGATCTACACGGCGGGGTTTGCGGCTTTGGCGCTACTGGTCTTCGACCGCAAGGATGTATAG
- a CDS encoding ABC transporter permease gives MNRIAAPRNKGIWLSLGLWAGVLVLFAQQGLWRAVLGRLFPSAPTPIFERQTLLNLALEHLGLTFVAGGLVLLVGLPVAVWVSRPQGEEFRPLVESLVAVGQTFPPPAVLALALPLFGFGAQGAVLALFVYGLLPVVRNTLEGLAGLPQDVLESARGMGLAPRQRLFWVELPLALPVILSGVRTSFVLILATATLAPLVGGGGLGVPIIAGLAVSNLALVAQGAAAVAILAILLDYTFAQLEACLAPWR, from the coding sequence GTGAATCGGATCGCGGCCCCTCGGAATAAGGGAATCTGGCTCTCGCTCGGGCTATGGGCTGGAGTGCTGGTGCTCTTTGCCCAGCAGGGGCTCTGGCGGGCGGTGCTGGGACGGCTGTTCCCTAGCGCGCCGACCCCCATCTTCGAGCGGCAGACGCTCCTGAACCTGGCCCTCGAGCACCTGGGCCTGACCTTTGTGGCGGGCGGGCTGGTGCTGCTGGTGGGGTTACCGGTGGCGGTCTGGGTAAGCCGGCCCCAGGGGGAAGAGTTCCGACCGCTGGTGGAGAGCTTGGTCGCAGTGGGGCAGACCTTTCCGCCCCCGGCGGTGCTGGCGCTGGCCCTGCCCCTCTTCGGGTTTGGGGCCCAGGGAGCGGTGCTGGCCCTTTTTGTCTACGGGCTATTGCCGGTGGTGCGGAACACCCTCGAGGGCTTGGCCGGGCTCCCCCAGGATGTGCTCGAGTCGGCCCGGGGAATGGGCCTCGCGCCGCGCCAGCGGTTGTTCTGGGTCGAGCTTCCCCTGGCGCTGCCGGTGATCCTCTCTGGGGTCCGTACCAGCTTCGTGCTGATCCTGGCGACCGCCACCCTGGCCCCGCTGGTGGGCGGGGGCGGCCTGGGGGTGCCGATCATCGCTGGGCTGGCTGTCTCCAACCTGGCCTTGGTAGCCCAAGGAGCCGCCGCGGTGGCGATCCTGGCGATCCTCCTAGACTACACTTTCGCCCAGCTCGAGGCTTGTTTAGCCCCCTGGCGGTGA
- a CDS encoding RimK family alpha-L-glutamate ligase — protein MILVCGGLADVVTELVCARLEALGYPYRLLDLGLFPEGYRVAWRWTRGVPGGWVRAPDWKLHLSEVSGVFVRYLGSDGHAPLPELSPAMAEAVIAESQAGLMALLEHLPVLVVNRAAPSVSNHSKPYQALLVRESGLKTPPTLVTSDPEAALEFYQHNGGEVIFKSLSGVRSVVRKMNPSDLERLHLLRHGAAQFQRYLPGDNVRVHTVADEIFATRVRSEAVDYRYARRQGHTAEMEPTDLPDSVAEACLRLTRSSGLVLAGIDLKQTPQDEWYCFEFNPCPGFAYYEQHTGQPISAALAELLKAGIQA, from the coding sequence ATGATCTTGGTCTGCGGCGGCTTGGCCGACGTGGTCACCGAGCTGGTGTGCGCCCGGCTCGAGGCCCTCGGCTACCCCTACCGGCTCCTCGACCTGGGGCTTTTTCCCGAGGGTTACCGGGTGGCCTGGCGCTGGACCAGGGGCGTGCCCGGCGGGTGGGTGCGAGCTCCCGACTGGAAGCTGCATTTGAGCGAGGTGAGCGGGGTCTTCGTGCGCTATCTAGGCTCGGACGGGCACGCCCCGCTGCCGGAACTCTCCCCGGCGATGGCTGAGGCGGTGATCGCCGAGAGCCAGGCTGGCCTGATGGCCCTGCTCGAACACCTGCCGGTCTTGGTGGTGAACCGCGCGGCCCCCTCGGTCTCCAACCACTCTAAGCCCTACCAAGCGCTATTGGTGCGGGAGTCTGGGCTCAAAACCCCACCTACCCTGGTCACCAGCGACCCAGAGGCCGCGCTCGAGTTCTACCAACACAACGGTGGGGAGGTCATCTTCAAGTCCTTGAGCGGGGTGCGTTCGGTGGTGCGCAAGATGAACCCCTCCGATCTGGAGCGGCTGCACCTGTTGCGGCACGGGGCAGCCCAGTTCCAGCGTTATTTGCCGGGCGACAACGTGCGGGTTCACACCGTTGCTGACGAAATATTTGCCACCCGCGTTCGCTCGGAGGCGGTGGATTATCGCTACGCCCGGCGGCAAGGCCACACCGCCGAGATGGAGCCCACCGACCTGCCGGATTCGGTGGCCGAAGCCTGCCTGCGACTGACCCGCTCGAGCGGGCTCGTTCTCGCTGGCATCGACCTGAAGCAGACCCCCCAGGATGAGTGGTACTGCTTCGAGTTCAACCCCTGCCCGGGATTTGCCTACTACGAGCAGCACACTGGTCAGCCCATCAGTGCCGCACTGGCCGAACTGCTCAAGGCGGGCATCCAGGCTTAA
- a CDS encoding CHAD domain-containing protein yields the protein MIAPTRWLLHLENHLPVARKGDDPEGVHQVRVAGRRLRVWLELGGYRVLHDDLRWLVQSAGKVRDLEVMLHSPLPKPLAAWLAKKLQAAREAFTPMLDASRLAGLTRALRNLPPLSILEAEKRLERFERRVQKREAAWNATRSFEDLHALRRALRRLRYAREYLGQDVEDLKALQEALGQLNDAEVALRYLEEFEAAGGRAAPRYRKLLETQREQGLATAYELLAKR from the coding sequence ATGATCGCGCCCACCCGTTGGCTGCTTCACCTGGAAAACCATCTCCCCGTGGCCCGAAAAGGCGATGATCCCGAAGGGGTACACCAGGTGCGGGTAGCAGGGCGGCGCCTGCGGGTCTGGCTCGAGCTAGGGGGGTATCGGGTGCTGCACGACGACCTGCGCTGGCTGGTGCAGAGCGCCGGGAAGGTGCGCGACTTGGAAGTGATGCTGCACAGCCCGTTGCCCAAGCCTTTGGCGGCTTGGCTAGCCAAAAAACTCCAGGCCGCTCGGGAAGCGTTCACCCCCATGCTCGACGCCTCCCGTCTGGCGGGGCTCACTCGAGCCCTGCGCAACCTCCCCCCGCTTTCCATCCTCGAGGCGGAAAAAAGGCTGGAGCGCTTCGAGCGGCGGGTGCAAAAGCGCGAGGCAGCCTGGAACGCCACCCGCTCTTTCGAAGACCTGCACGCTTTGCGCCGGGCCTTGCGGCGGCTGCGCTATGCACGAGAATACCTGGGGCAAGACGTGGAAGACCTCAAGGCTTTACAAGAGGCCCTGGGGCAGCTGAACGACGCTGAGGTAGCTTTGCGCTACCTGGAGGAGTTCGAGGCCGCGGGTGGGCGGGCAGCGCCCAGATACCGGAAGCTCCTCGAGACCCAGCGCGAGCAAGGGCTGGCGACCGCCTACGAGCTACTGGCTAAGAGATAA
- a CDS encoding ABC transporter ATP-binding protein, with amino-acid sequence MNAVEAATGAAALVQPASLEAQNVGKKYGRKPVLESVSFRLNPGEVYALAGPNGSGKTTLIRLLTGLAFPTSGRVLMLGHDLHNGGYAVRRYLGAVVEAPAAFYPHLTGRQNLEMQAFLSGLTNAEARIREVLAKLELLAVADQPTGAYSLGQRQRLGLAAAILPAPKVLVLDEPTSGLDPLGINKVHEILAELAWNGTAVLLSTHHLREVSGYADRVGILGGGRLIDEVTMTAKGERYRLRVNEPERVAALLKTVPGIENVTLRDVVIVFEGAPQAAIAEVVREGYQVQALERDYFDLYDYYRERVRNA; translated from the coding sequence ATGAACGCAGTCGAAGCCGCGACAGGCGCTGCTGCTTTGGTCCAACCGGCGAGCCTCGAGGCCCAGAACGTGGGCAAAAAATATGGCCGCAAACCGGTCCTCGAGTCGGTGAGCTTCCGGCTCAACCCCGGCGAGGTCTATGCCCTGGCCGGTCCCAACGGCTCGGGCAAGACCACCCTGATCCGGCTGTTGACCGGGCTGGCCTTTCCCACCTCGGGCCGGGTATTGATGCTGGGCCACGACCTGCACAACGGCGGCTACGCGGTGCGGCGCTATCTGGGCGCGGTGGTGGAAGCCCCGGCGGCCTTCTACCCTCACCTCACCGGTCGGCAAAACCTCGAGATGCAGGCCTTTCTCTCCGGGCTCACCAACGCCGAGGCCCGTATCCGCGAAGTGCTGGCCAAGCTCGAGCTATTGGCGGTGGCCGATCAACCTACCGGGGCGTACTCGCTGGGGCAGCGGCAGCGCCTGGGCTTGGCCGCAGCGATTCTTCCGGCGCCCAAGGTGCTGGTGCTGGATGAGCCCACCTCGGGCCTCGACCCTTTGGGGATCAACAAGGTCCACGAGATCCTGGCCGAGCTGGCCTGGAACGGGACGGCGGTGCTGCTCTCCACCCACCACCTGCGCGAGGTTTCAGGCTATGCCGATCGGGTGGGCATCCTGGGCGGGGGCCGCCTTATCGACGAGGTGACCATGACCGCCAAGGGAGAGCGCTACCGGCTGCGGGTGAACGAGCCCGAACGGGTGGCTGCCCTGCTCAAGACGGTCCCCGGGATTGAGAACGTAACCTTACGCGACGTGGTGATCGTCTTCGAGGGAGCTCCGCAAGCCGCTATCGCCGAGGTGGTGCGGGAGGGGTATCAGGTGCAGGCCCTCGAGCGCGACTACTTCGACCTCTACGACTACTACCGGGAGCGGGTGCGCAATGCTTAG
- a CDS encoding ABC transporter ATP-binding protein, which produces MAEAAGGGMIRFENVVKRYGEALALRGVSLEVAQGELCVLLGPSGCGKTTLLRLVNRLIEPSEGRVLVGGRDVMDLDPVELRRGMGYVIQGIGLFPHMTVLENIGVVPKLLGWPKERRVARAREMLALVGLEPKTFLHRYPRELSGGQAQRVGLARALAADPPILLMDEPFGAVDPPTRARLQEEFLRLQAVLRKTVLFVTHDLEEAVRLADRICLMNQGQIEQLDPPERLLTHPRTPFVERFLGESRALLVLERHPLSELLQPLPGGPSPDGLPLLSLSATARDALSQMIAAGSDRALVQNEAGEVVGEVWMSMVLALSKGARFSGDGRGGVFLGRPREGAG; this is translated from the coding sequence ATGGCTGAGGCCGCGGGGGGTGGGATGATCCGCTTCGAGAACGTCGTCAAGCGCTACGGCGAGGCCCTGGCCCTGCGGGGGGTGAGCCTCGAGGTGGCGCAGGGCGAGCTGTGCGTGCTGCTGGGGCCTTCGGGGTGCGGCAAGACCACCCTCTTGCGCCTGGTGAACCGCCTGATCGAACCCAGCGAGGGCCGGGTCTTGGTGGGCGGCCGGGACGTGATGGACCTGGACCCGGTGGAGCTGCGGCGGGGGATGGGTTACGTCATCCAGGGCATCGGGCTTTTTCCCCACATGACCGTGCTCGAGAACATCGGGGTGGTGCCCAAGCTCCTGGGCTGGCCCAAGGAGCGTCGCGTGGCCCGGGCCCGCGAGATGCTGGCGTTGGTGGGGCTCGAGCCAAAGACCTTTCTCCACCGCTACCCCCGCGAGCTCTCCGGCGGGCAGGCCCAGCGGGTGGGGCTGGCCCGGGCGCTGGCCGCCGATCCGCCGATTCTGCTGATGGACGAGCCCTTCGGCGCGGTGGACCCGCCCACCCGCGCCCGCTTGCAAGAGGAGTTCTTGAGGCTCCAGGCGGTGCTGAGAAAAACCGTCCTCTTCGTCACCCACGACCTCGAGGAGGCGGTGCGGCTGGCCGACCGCATCTGCTTGATGAACCAGGGCCAGATCGAACAGCTAGACCCCCCCGAGCGCCTGCTGACCCACCCCCGGACCCCCTTCGTGGAGCGGTTTTTGGGGGAGAGCCGGGCCTTGCTGGTGCTCGAGCGCCACCCCCTCTCCGAGCTGCTCCAACCCTTGCCGGGCGGCCCAAGCCCGGACGGCCTGCCCCTCCTCTCGCTCTCCGCCACCGCCCGCGACGCGCTCTCGCAGATGATCGCCGCCGGGAGCGACCGGGCGCTGGTGCAAAACGAAGCGGGCGAAGTGGTGGGCGAGGTCTGGATGAGCATGGTATTGGCCCTGAGCAAAGGGGCCCGGTTTAGCGGGGATGGTAGGGGAGGGGTGTTTTTGGGACGACCGCGGGAAGGGGCGGGTTAG
- a CDS encoding ABC transporter permease — MLVLWLALPAFKGAWRGLVAGLGVLLWGGLVFAGTGRLLAGAGEFARVSPGGGFWLSIPAFYLAFFAAYREAGWRATWTAPVALAALVWLGVFDRMGPVVELDAWRSQFGTEAWRHLALSGSALIQAVLVGVPLGILASRGRSFGWVVGAVGFLQTIPSLALFGLLLVPLAWLSRALSLEVALATLAVGALLVRAFWAVGSWAVFAVALPVGMLGMAVIGALLFGLLGPDPLHLALNAPLAEAGVRGIGAAPAVLALTLYALLPIVAGTRAGLQAIPEELRQAGRGMGMSPRQLFWQVELPLALPLVMEGVRGAAVLTLGLTTVAALIGAGGLGFFILRGVEGGAPDLVLLGVVPVVALALLADVLLRRLGRWLRPRGVG; from the coding sequence ATGCTGGTCCTTTGGCTTGCGCTACCCGCTTTCAAGGGGGCCTGGCGCGGGCTGGTCGCGGGGTTGGGGGTACTGCTCTGGGGCGGTTTGGTCTTCGCCGGGACGGGGCGATTGCTGGCGGGGGCCGGGGAGTTCGCCCGGGTTTCTCCAGGGGGGGGCTTCTGGCTCAGCATCCCGGCTTTTTACTTGGCGTTCTTCGCCGCCTACCGCGAGGCGGGCTGGCGGGCCACCTGGACGGCTCCGGTTGCCTTGGCCGCCCTGGTCTGGCTGGGGGTTTTCGACCGGATGGGCCCTGTGGTGGAGTTGGACGCTTGGCGTTCCCAGTTCGGCACCGAGGCCTGGCGGCACCTGGCCCTCTCCGGTAGCGCCCTCATCCAAGCGGTGCTGGTCGGGGTTCCGTTGGGGATCCTGGCCTCGAGGGGACGTAGCTTCGGCTGGGTGGTGGGGGCGGTGGGGTTTTTGCAGACCATCCCTTCCTTGGCCCTCTTCGGCCTTTTGCTGGTGCCGCTGGCGTGGCTTTCCAGGGCCCTGAGCCTCGAGGTCGCCCTGGCCACGCTGGCGGTTGGGGCTTTGCTGGTGCGCGCCTTCTGGGCGGTGGGGAGCTGGGCGGTGTTCGCGGTGGCCCTGCCGGTGGGGATGCTGGGCATGGCGGTGATCGGGGCGTTGCTCTTTGGCCTGTTGGGTCCAGATCCGCTGCACCTGGCTCTGAACGCGCCGCTCGCCGAGGCGGGGGTGCGGGGGATCGGGGCGGCCCCGGCGGTGCTGGCGCTCACCCTCTACGCGCTGTTGCCCATCGTGGCCGGGACCAGGGCAGGGCTACAGGCCATTCCCGAGGAGCTCCGCCAGGCCGGGCGGGGAATGGGCATGAGCCCGCGGCAGCTATTTTGGCAGGTGGAGCTGCCGCTGGCGTTGCCCCTGGTGATGGAGGGGGTGCGCGGGGCCGCCGTGCTCACCCTCGGCCTCACCACCGTCGCCGCCCTCATCGGGGCGGGTGGGCTGGGCTTCTTTATCCTGCGCGGGGTGGAGGGCGGGGCGCCGGATCTGGTGCTGCTAGGGGTCGTGCCGGTGGTCGCCTTGGCCTTGTTGGCCGACGTGCTGCTGCGGCGGCTGGGGCGATGGCTGAGGCCGCGGGGGGTGGGATGA
- a CDS encoding Ppx/GppA phosphatase family protein, translating to MERIGIVDLGSGTSRLVVFAYEPGKHFRLIDEIREPVRLGEGLGQGGRLSPAAIERAVSALRLYADFAQATALERLEVIATSALRDAENGPEFLQRIREIGLPVRILSGAEEAQYGVLAVANSFALEDAWVMDLGGGSAQISRMKDRRYAFGEAYPLGAVRLSERFLRSDPPKKSEIEELEDFVRKELKEILKGLRRERLPLVAMGGTVRNLAKLAQKRRRYPLDILHGYWLSRDDLESWLEALLRQSVAERREVEGVQPDRADVIPAGGLVYRTVLRETGLEGVWISGQGVREGYFYRYFLPPPHLVPDVRGFSVRNLFARYPQEIAHTARVRNFCRQLFRALAPLHGYGPAEERLLDEAALLHDIGMSVGYYDHHKHGEYLVMGSALPGLTHREQALLGLLVRYHRKGEPKLGGYKPLMLPEDGKRLERLAALLRLAEYLERSRAGRVAGVAVTLEATRVRLGLEAAEEPWVELAEVRKQQGLFRKAFGRELEVYWKYS from the coding sequence ATGGAGCGTATTGGGATTGTGGATTTGGGCTCAGGCACCAGCCGTTTGGTGGTCTTTGCGTACGAGCCGGGTAAGCACTTTCGCCTGATAGATGAGATTCGCGAGCCGGTGAGGCTGGGCGAGGGGTTGGGGCAGGGGGGAAGGCTCTCTCCCGCGGCGATAGAGCGGGCCGTCTCCGCACTTCGCCTATACGCCGATTTCGCTCAGGCCACCGCCCTCGAGCGGCTCGAGGTTATCGCCACCTCCGCCCTGCGCGACGCGGAGAACGGCCCGGAGTTCTTACAACGTATCCGCGAGATCGGCTTGCCGGTGCGCATTCTCTCCGGCGCGGAGGAAGCCCAGTACGGGGTGCTGGCCGTGGCCAATAGCTTTGCCTTGGAGGACGCCTGGGTGATGGATTTGGGCGGGGGAAGCGCCCAGATCTCGCGCATGAAGGATCGTCGCTATGCCTTCGGCGAGGCTTATCCGCTGGGAGCGGTACGGTTGAGCGAGCGGTTCCTCCGTTCAGATCCACCCAAAAAAAGCGAGATCGAGGAGTTAGAGGACTTCGTGCGTAAGGAACTCAAGGAGATCCTCAAGGGGCTCAGGCGCGAGCGGTTGCCGTTGGTAGCGATGGGCGGGACGGTGCGCAATCTCGCCAAGCTAGCCCAGAAGCGGCGGCGCTACCCCTTGGATATCCTGCACGGTTACTGGCTTTCCCGAGACGACTTGGAAAGCTGGCTCGAGGCCCTGCTGCGCCAGTCCGTAGCCGAGCGACGGGAGGTTGAGGGGGTGCAGCCCGACCGCGCCGACGTGATCCCTGCCGGAGGGTTGGTCTACCGCACGGTGCTGCGGGAAACCGGCTTGGAGGGGGTGTGGATCAGCGGCCAGGGGGTGCGCGAAGGGTATTTTTACCGGTACTTTCTCCCCCCACCCCACCTAGTCCCAGATGTGCGGGGGTTTAGCGTACGCAACCTCTTTGCCCGTTATCCCCAGGAGATAGCCCATACCGCCCGGGTGCGCAACTTCTGCCGCCAGCTCTTCCGCGCCTTGGCTCCCCTGCACGGCTACGGCCCGGCGGAAGAGCGGCTGCTCGACGAAGCCGCTTTGCTCCACGACATCGGGATGAGCGTGGGTTACTACGACCACCACAAACACGGCGAATACTTGGTGATGGGTTCGGCCTTGCCTGGCCTTACCCACCGCGAACAGGCGTTGCTCGGCCTGCTGGTACGCTACCACCGCAAAGGCGAACCCAAGCTGGGCGGCTACAAACCGCTGATGCTTCCGGAGGATGGCAAGCGCCTGGAGCGCCTGGCCGCGCTATTGCGCTTGGCCGAGTACCTCGAGCGCTCCCGCGCCGGACGGGTGGCCGGGGTAGCGGTCACCCTCGAGGCTACGCGGGTACGGCTGGGGCTCGAGGCCGCCGAAGAGCCTTGGGTCGAGCTGGCCGAGGTGCGCAAACAGCAGGGCCTTTTTCGCAAAGCGTTCGGGCGGGAACTCGAGGTGTACTGGAAGTACTCGTAG
- the moaC gene encoding cyclic pyranopterin monophosphate synthase MoaC: MGKLTHFQEGKPRMVDVSEKTPTLRIAKAEASVLLEPEALRALQEGGVGKGDPLGVAQFAGIMAAKKTGELIPLCHPLPISMVDVTLTLEPEKARVHITATVKTKAETGVEMEALTACAVAALTVYDMLKAVSKGLEITDLRLLYKSGGKSGEWQRQG; this comes from the coding sequence ATGGGTAAATTGACCCACTTCCAAGAGGGTAAGCCGCGCATGGTGGACGTAAGCGAGAAGACCCCCACCTTGCGCATCGCCAAAGCTGAAGCCAGCGTCTTGCTCGAGCCCGAGGCGCTAAGGGCTTTGCAAGAAGGCGGGGTGGGAAAGGGCGACCCTTTGGGGGTGGCCCAGTTCGCCGGAATCATGGCGGCGAAGAAGACCGGCGAGCTGATTCCGCTGTGCCACCCCTTGCCGATCTCTATGGTCGACGTCACCCTCACCCTCGAGCCGGAGAAGGCCAGGGTGCACATCACCGCTACCGTCAAGACCAAGGCCGAAACCGGGGTGGAGATGGAAGCCCTGACCGCATGCGCGGTGGCCGCGCTCACCGTCTATGACATGCTCAAAGCGGTCAGCAAGGGGCTCGAGATCACCGACTTGCGCCTTTTGTATAAATCGGGCGGCAAGTCGGGAGAGTGGCAGCGCCAGGGTTAG
- the sixA gene encoding phosphohistidine phosphatase SixA gives MQLYLIRHAIAEDAAPEGLADEARPLSEEGVRRFRQVVKGLKKLEVRFSRLYHSPKLRAVQTADLLMKLVDGESEVMPALAEPPQESLLAALAGFGEEDRVGLVGHEPWLSELCAWLVLGDPQKATAFIVKKGGVAQLRGEPEPGKMQLLALLPPSVLRAI, from the coding sequence ATGCAGCTTTACCTCATTCGCCACGCTATCGCCGAAGATGCCGCTCCGGAGGGCCTCGCAGACGAGGCTCGGCCCCTGAGCGAAGAGGGCGTGCGCCGCTTCCGTCAGGTGGTGAAAGGGCTAAAGAAGCTCGAGGTGCGCTTCTCCAGGCTCTACCATAGCCCCAAGCTGCGGGCCGTGCAGACCGCCGATCTGCTGATGAAGCTGGTGGATGGGGAGAGCGAGGTCATGCCGGCTCTGGCCGAACCCCCTCAAGAGAGCTTGCTCGCGGCTTTGGCAGGCTTCGGCGAGGAAGACCGGGTGGGTTTGGTCGGTCACGAGCCCTGGCTCAGCGAACTGTGCGCCTGGTTGGTGCTGGGGGATCCCCAGAAAGCTACCGCCTTCATCGTGAAAAAGGGGGGAGTAGCCCAGCTGCGAGGTGAACCAGAGCCCGGCAAGATGCAGCTATTGGCCTTGCTTCCGCCCAGCGTGCTGCGGGCGATTTGA
- a CDS encoding ABC transporter substrate-binding protein, translating to MNKVFAFLVALGMGLALAQKGPVVVGSKIDTEGAVLCQMTKLVLEAGGFRVSDRCSFGPTAVVRKALLSGEIDLYPEYTGTAVTQFFPGEKIDARNAAQAYAKAKQLDAKNGVVWLAAAPANNTWAIAVPKALADKENLKTIADFARYVNAGKPVKLAASQEFVDRDDALKAFEKVYGFKLKPEQLLILPGGNTTQTEQAAAQGTSGVNAAMAYGTDGGIAALGLVALTDPQGAVAVYQPALTVRKAVADKYPEIARLMNPIFAALDEATLSSLNAQVAVGGKNPADVARGYLQGKGLLK from the coding sequence ATGAACAAGGTATTCGCCTTTTTGGTTGCGCTGGGGATGGGCCTGGCCCTGGCGCAAAAGGGTCCTGTCGTGGTCGGTTCCAAGATCGATACCGAGGGGGCGGTGCTGTGCCAGATGACCAAGCTGGTCCTCGAGGCGGGCGGTTTCCGGGTCAGCGACCGTTGCAGCTTCGGTCCCACCGCGGTAGTACGCAAAGCCCTCCTCTCGGGCGAGATCGACCTCTACCCCGAGTACACCGGCACCGCCGTCACCCAGTTCTTCCCGGGCGAGAAAATAGACGCCCGCAACGCCGCCCAAGCCTACGCCAAGGCTAAGCAGCTGGACGCTAAAAACGGCGTCGTCTGGTTGGCGGCGGCTCCGGCTAACAACACCTGGGCCATCGCGGTGCCCAAGGCCCTGGCCGATAAGGAGAACCTCAAGACCATCGCCGACTTCGCCCGGTATGTCAACGCGGGCAAGCCGGTGAAGCTGGCGGCCAGCCAGGAGTTTGTGGACCGCGACGACGCCCTCAAGGCTTTCGAGAAGGTCTACGGCTTCAAGCTCAAGCCCGAGCAACTGCTCATCCTCCCCGGCGGCAACACCACCCAGACCGAACAGGCCGCTGCCCAGGGCACCAGCGGGGTCAATGCCGCCATGGCCTACGGCACCGACGGCGGGATCGCGGCCCTCGGCCTGGTGGCCCTCACCGACCCGCAGGGCGCGGTGGCGGTGTACCAGCCTGCCCTCACCGTGCGCAAGGCCGTAGCCGACAAATACCCGGAGATTGCCCGGCTGATGAACCCCATATTTGCCGCGCTGGATGAAGCCACCCTCTCGAGCCTGAACGCCCAAGTGGCCGTAGGCGGCAAGAACCCGGCCGACGTGGCGCGGGGGTACCTCCAGGGCAAGGGCCTCCTGAAGTAG